From a single Arachis hypogaea cultivar Tifrunner chromosome 3, arahy.Tifrunner.gnm2.J5K5, whole genome shotgun sequence genomic region:
- the LOC112789627 gene encoding protein FAR1-RELATED SEQUENCE 5, which translates to MESDGMEHLVDDKSDGMEHLVDDDKGDGVEHVVHDKSDTMEHADDDDSDDSSSDSGDDDLQEDQGKGNDVSHMEEATMFKNKAELSKEEVLKMVFDTHEKAYDFYVSYAKCVGFSVRKGDVARDDDGKLIRRRFVCNRQGLRDKKHYMRIDRKRDQKPETRTNCHAMLSIYLDNHTSTWRVRTFEKGHNHELAPAGFDYIVPNTRRLTTAKKAQSDGIRIHGFLTFQIMGFMVGQARAFAGVEFSKDLYSYIDKQRCPKIVDGDALAAISYLQGKADSDPTLFARYTTTDDDQLGNLFWADGLSQVDYEYFGDVVGLDTKYKESMYHRRLVIFSGTNHHRQTCIFACALLGDERADTYKWALENFLDAMEKKHPSAVVTDDNEAMREAIQVVFPNATHRLCAWHLQKGAAYNIRDTEFVEAFKKSIYTNFDPDEFEEYWRNMIQKFEVYDSMWVEETYKKKEMWATTYLRDKFCSGLRASSRCEGLNPLMKKYIKARHNILELVQHFELALKEFRNNELVAEFNSMYNEPVLTTALESIERKAAKVFTREIFKEVQKELEGAALLFVVGCENLSTTATFKLSKYGKPGWEYKVTYDRESQKFECQCCLWSTHGIPCSHIFCVMIYEHIAELPEKMILKRWTQAAKSFNELPDEEDEVNDKKFLFRYGALCAASNWMSFLAARKLHNFLETKDEIYKITAKLEHKGCMVDTRSFSIPKNTMDDTTKGASLTYKNGKKRRRCKACNKMGHSKSSCPRVKDRRSRGDDLSSSSMSDNPRNAGHATNSAVDPPNTGPATHNTLDDPPNAGPATNNEVGHPPTDSSTAMTQSLAVNHAAAASRFGVWGPQFLLPGPGQPCFAANIGHQYYLANQGARYYPLAPAQQQFLRPQGLVQRFVPQGVLPQQYVGGPNPQFQGLAQQKRGKGRARR; encoded by the exons ATGGAAAGTGATGGTATGGAGCATCTCGTTGATGACAAAAGTGATGGTATGGAGCATCTTGTTGATGATGACAAAGGTGATGGTGTGGAGCATGTTGTTCATGATAAAAGTGATACTATGGAGCATGCGGATGATGATGATAGTGATGATTCTAGTAGTGACAGCGGTGATGATGATTTACAAGAGGATCAAGGTAAAGGAAATGATGTAAGTCACATGGAAGAGGCTACCATGTTTAAGAATAAAGCCGAACTGAGTAAAGAGGAAGTTTTGAAAATGGTGTTCGATACTCATGAAAAGGCCTATGATTTTTATGTGAGTTATGCTAAGTGTGTTGGATTTAGTGTCCGGAAAGGAGATGTGGCTCGTGATGATGATGGCAAGTTGATAAGACGAAGATTTGTATGCAACAGGCAAGGCTTGAGAGACAAAAAACATTACATGAGAATTGATAGAAAAAGGGATCAGAAACCGGAGACTAGGACGAATTGTCATGCAATGTTGAGTATTTACCTTGACAACCACACTTCAACTTGGAGAGTGAGAACCTTTGAAAAAGGCCACAACCATGAGCTAGCACCTGCTGGATTTGATTACATCGTGCCAAATACTCGTCGGTTAACAACGGCAAAAAAGGCACAAAGTGATGGTATCCGCATACATGGATTCCTAACATTTCAAATAATGGGTTTTATGGTTGGTCAAGCTAGGGCTTTTGCTGGAGTTGAATTCTCAAAGGACTTGTACAGCTACATTGATAAACAAAGATGTCCTAAGATAGTTGATGGTGATGCACTTGCAGCTATTAGCTATTTGCAGGGTAAGGCAGATTCTGATCCAACTTTGTTTGCTAGGTACACCACTACAGATGATGATCAATTGGGAAATTTGTTTTGGGCTGATGGCTTAAGTCAAGTTGACTATGAGTACTTTGGGGATGTGGTTGGACTTGATACAAAATACAAAGAAAGCATGTACCACAGACGCTTAGTTATCTTTTCTGGTACTAATCATCATCGACAAACTTGTATTTTTGCATGTGCCTTACTAGGTGATGAGCGAGCTGACACATATAAATGGGCATTGGAGAATTTCTTAGATGCAATGGAAAAGAAGCACCCAAGTGCAGTGGTAACTGATGATAATGAGGCCATGAGAGAGGCAATTCAGGTGGTGTTCCCAAATGCTACCCATAGGTTATGTGCTTGGCATCTTCAAAAGGGTGCAGCGTACAACATTAGGGATACTGAATTTGTTGAGGCTTTCAAGAAATCTATTTATACCAACTTTGATCCTGATGAGTTTGAGGAGTATTGGCGTAACATGATACAAAAGTTTGAGGTATACGATAGTATGTGGGTAGAGGAGACATATAAGAAGAAGGAAATGTGGGCCACTACTTACCTTCGTGATAAGTTCTGTTCTGGACTAAGAGCATCATCACGATGTGAGGGTTTAAACCCATTGATGAAGAAATATATCAAGGCAAGGCACAATATACTCGAATTGGTACAACACTTTGAGCTTGCATTGAAGGAATTTAGGAACAATGAATTGGTAGCAGAGTTCAATTCCATGTACAATGAGCCTGTTTTGACAACTGCATTAGAATCAATTGAGCGCAAGGCTGCTAAAGTGTTTACGAGGGAAATTTTCAAAGAAGTGCAAAAAGAGTTAGAAGGGGCTGCTTTACTATTTGTTGTTGGATGTGAAAACCTTTCAACGACTGCCACGTTTAAATTGAGTAAGTATGGCAAGCCTGGTTGGGAATACAAGGTGACATATGACAGAGAATCACAGAAATTTGAATGCCAGTGTTGCCTTTGGAGTACCCATGGCATTCCCTGTAGTCACATATTTTGTGTTATGATTTATGAACATATTGCAGAATTACCCGAAAAGATGATTCTTAAAAGATGGACTCAAGCTGCAAAGTCTTTTAATGAGCTTCCGGATGAAGAAGATGAGGTGAATGATAAAAAGTTCTTGTTTCGTTATGGTGCATTATGTGCTGCAAGTAATTGGATGTCATTTCTGGCAGCAAGAAAATTGCATAATTTTCTTGAAACAAAAGATGAAATTTATAAAATCACGGCTAAGCTAGAGCATAAAGGCTGTATGGTGGATACCAGATCATTTTCTATTCCCAAGAATACCATGGATGACACGACCAAGGGTGCATCACTAACTTATAAGAATGGTAAGAAGCGGAGGCGTTGCAAAGCTTGTAACAAGATGGGTCATTCAAAGTCTAGTTGTCCAAGGGTCAAGGACAGAAGGTCTCGAGGAGATGATCTCAGTTCGTCTTCAATGTCAGATAATCCTCGAAATGCGGGTCATGCCACAAATAGCGCAGTGGATCCTCCAAATACTGGTCCTGCAACACATAACACTCTGGATGATCCTCCAAATGCAGGTCCTGCAACAAATAACGAG GTAGGGCACCCTCCAACAGACTCATCGACTGCCATGACACAATCGCTAGCTGTGAATCATGCAGCTGCAGCCTCTCGATTCGGGGTATGGGGACCCCAATTTCTTCTTCCTGGTCCTGGTCAACCTTGTTTTGCCGCAAATATAGGTCACCAATACTATCTTGCAAATCAAGGTGCTAGATATTATCCCCTTGCTCCAGCTCAACAGCAATTTCTTAGACCTCAAGGTTTAGTGCAGCGGTTTGTTCCTCAAGGTGTATTACCCCAGCAATATGTCGGAGGTCCGAATCCTCAATTCCAAGGCTTAGCACAGCAAAAGCGTGGCAAAGGTCGTGCTCGTCGATGA